The Cololabis saira isolate AMF1-May2022 chromosome 20, fColSai1.1, whole genome shotgun sequence genome includes a window with the following:
- the LOC133420578 gene encoding uncharacterized protein LOC133420578 isoform X2, translating into MMQRVVGMFQNHPHMQRIIKCGLLGIAYDEDLDVDDYDCWTDDHHCFHDHGRRLGGNHTNSSNSIYQPPLHHYSSAHNPFVAASGKVQPKESDSERKAKAEKKRLKKQKQKERKQMEKEKHKKKDDQHQSKGEESKVVNGQRKGDATSSVKLFAPAKGTDSDIGSSGEEFSDEDDTMKDSDDSEELDMTSSFVSKAALIAKRKLENSRAEKKKLPDKECKSGPGKPHEDKVGKDEKMKDTAAPSFEDHVKISTDLANFGNTFASSGDYNMAVKYFTDAIKYNPTEFKLFGNRSFCFEKLQEYEKALADAELSLSISPGWVKGLFRKGRALAGLKRYEEAAKAFMDVLKLDSSYAEAAQELMRVQIIQLMAYGFTREESSNALIIHGTVNKALEVLSKLYSRPVVLNGHLPPVQVANVTGVSPVLSANTKPLYSSPAPPAQSYDAPKTPLTNKPLGPVYNMPNVQSQSKPNHAYYLKTNSSDGRPLPELFPVWVGNLNNPVPESLITNLFSMAGDVYSAKVLQNKRCAFVNFTKQEHCDEAIRRYNGYELQGMRIAVRYPDRIAPGIGISQSALRADDLQDENLRQNVDGRNAVGNRRPFRPHKATPDYRD; encoded by the exons ATGATG CAAAGAGTTGTGGGTATGTTTCAGAACCATCCTCATATGCAAAGGATAATTAAATGTGGCCTTCTCG GTATTGCATATGATGAAGATTTAGATGTAGATGATTATGACTGTTGGACAGATGATCACCATTGTTTCCATGATCACGGCAGAAGATTAGGTGGGAACCACACAAATTCATCTAACTCAATATATCAGCCTCCTCTGCATCACTATTCATCTGCTCATAACCCTTTCGTCGCAGCCTCTGGAAAGGTTCAGCCAAAGGAGAgt GATTCTGAAAGAAAAGCCAAGGCTgagaagaagcggctgaagaaacaG aagcagaaggaaagaaaacaaatggaaaaggaaaaacataag AAGAAAGATGATCAACATCAGTCTAAAGGTGAAGAGAGTAAAGTGGTTAATGGTCAAAGGAAAGGCGATGCTACTTCCAGTGTGAAATTGTTTGCTCCAGCTAAAGGTACAGACAGCGACATTGGAAGCAGTGGAGAAGAATTCAGTGATGAAGATGACACCATGAAAGACTCAGATGACTCAGAG GAGCTTGATATGACAAGTTCTTTCGTGAGCAAAGCAGCTCTTATTGCCAAACGTAAACTGGAGAACTCCAGAGCTGAGAAGAAGAAGCTCCCAGACAAAGAGTGTAAAAGTGGCCCAGGCAAACCCCACGAAGACAAGGTTGGAAAGGATGAAAAGATGAAG GATACTGCTGCCCCCAGCTTTGAAGATCATGTGAAAATAAGTACTGATCTTGCTA ACTTTGGAAATACCTTTGCAAGTTCTGGAGACTACAATATGGCTGTGAAGTATTTCACCGATGCAATTAAATACAATCCTACAGAATTTAA GCTGTTTGGCAATCGTTCCTTCTGTTTTGAAAAGTTGCAAGAATATGAAAAGGCTCTTGCAGATGCAGAGTTGTCTCTCAGCATAAGTCCAGGTTGGGTTAAAGGCCTGTTTAGGAAGGGCAGAGCTCTGGCAGGTCTGAAG aggTATGAAGAGGCTGCCAAAGCGTTTATGGATGTGCTCAAACTGGATAGTTCATATGCAGAAGCTGCCCAGGAGCTCATGCGGGTGCAGATAATACAGTTAATG GCGTATGGCTTCACACGGGAGGAGAGCTCAAATGCTTTAATTATTCATGGGACAGTAAATAAGGCCTTAGAGGTGCTGTCCAAATTATATTCTAGACCAG TTGTTCTCAATGGCCATCTCCCACCGGTTCAAGTAGCAAATGTCACCGGAGTCTCTCCAGTCCTGTCAGCCAATACAAAACCTTTATACTCCTCACCTGCTCCTCCAGCTCAGTCCTACGATGCACCCAAGACACCACTTACCAACAAACCTCTAGGTCCCGTCTATAATATGCCCAATGTCCAAAGCCAATCAAAGCCTAATCATGCTTATTATTTAAAGACCAACAGCAGCGATGGCCGACCACTACC ggagctgtttccagtttgGGTGGGGAACTTGAATAATCCAGTACCCGAGTCTTTGATTACCAACCTGTTCAGCAT GGCTGGGGACGTCTATAGCGCCAAGGTTCTACAGAATAAACGTTGTGCATTTGTAAACTTTACAAAACAAGAACACTGTGATGAAGCAATCAGACGCTATAAT GGCTATGAGTTACAAGGTATGAGGATTGCTGTGAGATACCCAGACAGGATTGCTCCAGGGATCGGCATTTCCCAATCTGCCCTGAGAGCTGATGACCTGCAAGATGAGAATCTGAG GCAAAATGTTGACGGGAGGAATGCAGTTGGAAACAGAAGGCCTTTCCGTCCTCACAAAGCGACGCCCGACTATAGAGACTGA
- the LOC133420578 gene encoding uncharacterized protein LOC133420578 isoform X6: protein MEKEKHKKKDDQHQSKGEESKVVNGQRKGDATSSVKLFAPAKGTDSDIGSSGEEFSDEDDTMKDSDDSEELDMTSSFVSKAALIAKRKLENSRAEKKKLPDKECKSGPGKPHEDKVGKDEKMKDTAAPSFEDHVKISTDLANFGNTFASSGDYNMAVKYFTDAIKYNPTEFKLFGNRSFCFEKLQEYEKALADAELSLSISPGWVKGLFRKGRALAGLKRYEEAAKAFMDVLKLDSSYAEAAQELMRVQIIQLMAYGFTREESSNALIIHGTVNKALEVLSKLYSRPEVVLNGHLPPVQVANVTGVSPVLSANTKPLYSSPAPPAQSYDAPKTPLTNKPLGPVYNMPNVQSQSKPNHAYYLKTNSSDGRPLPELFPVWVGNLNNPVPESLITNLFSMAGDVYSAKVLQNKRCAFVNFTKQEHCDEAIRRYNGYELQGMRIAVRYPDRIAPGIGISQSALRADDLQDENLRQNVDGRNAVGNRRPFRPHKATPDYRD from the exons atggaaaaggaaaaacataag AAGAAAGATGATCAACATCAGTCTAAAGGTGAAGAGAGTAAAGTGGTTAATGGTCAAAGGAAAGGCGATGCTACTTCCAGTGTGAAATTGTTTGCTCCAGCTAAAGGTACAGACAGCGACATTGGAAGCAGTGGAGAAGAATTCAGTGATGAAGATGACACCATGAAAGACTCAGATGACTCAGAG GAGCTTGATATGACAAGTTCTTTCGTGAGCAAAGCAGCTCTTATTGCCAAACGTAAACTGGAGAACTCCAGAGCTGAGAAGAAGAAGCTCCCAGACAAAGAGTGTAAAAGTGGCCCAGGCAAACCCCACGAAGACAAGGTTGGAAAGGATGAAAAGATGAAG GATACTGCTGCCCCCAGCTTTGAAGATCATGTGAAAATAAGTACTGATCTTGCTA ACTTTGGAAATACCTTTGCAAGTTCTGGAGACTACAATATGGCTGTGAAGTATTTCACCGATGCAATTAAATACAATCCTACAGAATTTAA GCTGTTTGGCAATCGTTCCTTCTGTTTTGAAAAGTTGCAAGAATATGAAAAGGCTCTTGCAGATGCAGAGTTGTCTCTCAGCATAAGTCCAGGTTGGGTTAAAGGCCTGTTTAGGAAGGGCAGAGCTCTGGCAGGTCTGAAG aggTATGAAGAGGCTGCCAAAGCGTTTATGGATGTGCTCAAACTGGATAGTTCATATGCAGAAGCTGCCCAGGAGCTCATGCGGGTGCAGATAATACAGTTAATG GCGTATGGCTTCACACGGGAGGAGAGCTCAAATGCTTTAATTATTCATGGGACAGTAAATAAGGCCTTAGAGGTGCTGTCCAAATTATATTCTAGACCAG AAGTTGTTCTCAATGGCCATCTCCCACCGGTTCAAGTAGCAAATGTCACCGGAGTCTCTCCAGTCCTGTCAGCCAATACAAAACCTTTATACTCCTCACCTGCTCCTCCAGCTCAGTCCTACGATGCACCCAAGACACCACTTACCAACAAACCTCTAGGTCCCGTCTATAATATGCCCAATGTCCAAAGCCAATCAAAGCCTAATCATGCTTATTATTTAAAGACCAACAGCAGCGATGGCCGACCACTACC ggagctgtttccagtttgGGTGGGGAACTTGAATAATCCAGTACCCGAGTCTTTGATTACCAACCTGTTCAGCAT GGCTGGGGACGTCTATAGCGCCAAGGTTCTACAGAATAAACGTTGTGCATTTGTAAACTTTACAAAACAAGAACACTGTGATGAAGCAATCAGACGCTATAAT GGCTATGAGTTACAAGGTATGAGGATTGCTGTGAGATACCCAGACAGGATTGCTCCAGGGATCGGCATTTCCCAATCTGCCCTGAGAGCTGATGACCTGCAAGATGAGAATCTGAG GCAAAATGTTGACGGGAGGAATGCAGTTGGAAACAGAAGGCCTTTCCGTCCTCACAAAGCGACGCCCGACTATAGAGACTGA
- the LOC133420578 gene encoding uncharacterized protein LOC133420578 isoform X5 — protein MWPSRRLGGNHTNSSNSIYQPPLHHYSSAHNPFVAASGKVQPKESDSERKAKAEKKRLKKQKQKERKQMEKEKHKKKDDQHQSKGEESKVVNGQRKGDATSSVKLFAPAKGTDSDIGSSGEEFSDEDDTMKDSDDSEELDMTSSFVSKAALIAKRKLENSRAEKKKLPDKECKSGPGKPHEDKVGKDEKMKDTAAPSFEDHVKISTDLANFGNTFASSGDYNMAVKYFTDAIKYNPTEFKLFGNRSFCFEKLQEYEKALADAELSLSISPGWVKGLFRKGRALAGLKRYEEAAKAFMDVLKLDSSYAEAAQELMRVQIIQLMAYGFTREESSNALIIHGTVNKALEVLSKLYSRPEVVLNGHLPPVQVANVTGVSPVLSANTKPLYSSPAPPAQSYDAPKTPLTNKPLGPVYNMPNVQSQSKPNHAYYLKTNSSDGRPLPELFPVWVGNLNNPVPESLITNLFSMAGDVYSAKVLQNKRCAFVNFTKQEHCDEAIRRYNGYELQGMRIAVRYPDRIAPGIGISQSALRADDLQDENLRQNVDGRNAVGNRRPFRPHKATPDYRD, from the exons ATGTGGCCTTCTCG AAGATTAGGTGGGAACCACACAAATTCATCTAACTCAATATATCAGCCTCCTCTGCATCACTATTCATCTGCTCATAACCCTTTCGTCGCAGCCTCTGGAAAGGTTCAGCCAAAGGAGAgt GATTCTGAAAGAAAAGCCAAGGCTgagaagaagcggctgaagaaacaG aagcagaaggaaagaaaacaaatggaaaaggaaaaacataag AAGAAAGATGATCAACATCAGTCTAAAGGTGAAGAGAGTAAAGTGGTTAATGGTCAAAGGAAAGGCGATGCTACTTCCAGTGTGAAATTGTTTGCTCCAGCTAAAGGTACAGACAGCGACATTGGAAGCAGTGGAGAAGAATTCAGTGATGAAGATGACACCATGAAAGACTCAGATGACTCAGAG GAGCTTGATATGACAAGTTCTTTCGTGAGCAAAGCAGCTCTTATTGCCAAACGTAAACTGGAGAACTCCAGAGCTGAGAAGAAGAAGCTCCCAGACAAAGAGTGTAAAAGTGGCCCAGGCAAACCCCACGAAGACAAGGTTGGAAAGGATGAAAAGATGAAG GATACTGCTGCCCCCAGCTTTGAAGATCATGTGAAAATAAGTACTGATCTTGCTA ACTTTGGAAATACCTTTGCAAGTTCTGGAGACTACAATATGGCTGTGAAGTATTTCACCGATGCAATTAAATACAATCCTACAGAATTTAA GCTGTTTGGCAATCGTTCCTTCTGTTTTGAAAAGTTGCAAGAATATGAAAAGGCTCTTGCAGATGCAGAGTTGTCTCTCAGCATAAGTCCAGGTTGGGTTAAAGGCCTGTTTAGGAAGGGCAGAGCTCTGGCAGGTCTGAAG aggTATGAAGAGGCTGCCAAAGCGTTTATGGATGTGCTCAAACTGGATAGTTCATATGCAGAAGCTGCCCAGGAGCTCATGCGGGTGCAGATAATACAGTTAATG GCGTATGGCTTCACACGGGAGGAGAGCTCAAATGCTTTAATTATTCATGGGACAGTAAATAAGGCCTTAGAGGTGCTGTCCAAATTATATTCTAGACCAG AAGTTGTTCTCAATGGCCATCTCCCACCGGTTCAAGTAGCAAATGTCACCGGAGTCTCTCCAGTCCTGTCAGCCAATACAAAACCTTTATACTCCTCACCTGCTCCTCCAGCTCAGTCCTACGATGCACCCAAGACACCACTTACCAACAAACCTCTAGGTCCCGTCTATAATATGCCCAATGTCCAAAGCCAATCAAAGCCTAATCATGCTTATTATTTAAAGACCAACAGCAGCGATGGCCGACCACTACC ggagctgtttccagtttgGGTGGGGAACTTGAATAATCCAGTACCCGAGTCTTTGATTACCAACCTGTTCAGCAT GGCTGGGGACGTCTATAGCGCCAAGGTTCTACAGAATAAACGTTGTGCATTTGTAAACTTTACAAAACAAGAACACTGTGATGAAGCAATCAGACGCTATAAT GGCTATGAGTTACAAGGTATGAGGATTGCTGTGAGATACCCAGACAGGATTGCTCCAGGGATCGGCATTTCCCAATCTGCCCTGAGAGCTGATGACCTGCAAGATGAGAATCTGAG GCAAAATGTTGACGGGAGGAATGCAGTTGGAAACAGAAGGCCTTTCCGTCCTCACAAAGCGACGCCCGACTATAGAGACTGA
- the LOC133420578 gene encoding uncharacterized protein LOC133420578 isoform X4, protein MMQRVVGMFQNHPHMQRIIKCGLLGIAYDEDLDVDDYDCWTDDHHCFHDHGRRLASGKVQPKESDSERKAKAEKKRLKKQKQKERKQMEKEKHKKKDDQHQSKGEESKVVNGQRKGDATSSVKLFAPAKGTDSDIGSSGEEFSDEDDTMKDSDDSEELDMTSSFVSKAALIAKRKLENSRAEKKKLPDKECKSGPGKPHEDKVGKDEKMKDTAAPSFEDHVKISTDLANFGNTFASSGDYNMAVKYFTDAIKYNPTEFKLFGNRSFCFEKLQEYEKALADAELSLSISPGWVKGLFRKGRALAGLKRYEEAAKAFMDVLKLDSSYAEAAQELMRVQIIQLMAYGFTREESSNALIIHGTVNKALEVLSKLYSRPEVVLNGHLPPVQVANVTGVSPVLSANTKPLYSSPAPPAQSYDAPKTPLTNKPLGPVYNMPNVQSQSKPNHAYYLKTNSSDGRPLPELFPVWVGNLNNPVPESLITNLFSMAGDVYSAKVLQNKRCAFVNFTKQEHCDEAIRRYNGYELQGMRIAVRYPDRIAPGIGISQSALRADDLQDENLRQNVDGRNAVGNRRPFRPHKATPDYRD, encoded by the exons ATGATG CAAAGAGTTGTGGGTATGTTTCAGAACCATCCTCATATGCAAAGGATAATTAAATGTGGCCTTCTCG GTATTGCATATGATGAAGATTTAGATGTAGATGATTATGACTGTTGGACAGATGATCACCATTGTTTCCATGATCACGGCAGAAGATTAG CCTCTGGAAAGGTTCAGCCAAAGGAGAgt GATTCTGAAAGAAAAGCCAAGGCTgagaagaagcggctgaagaaacaG aagcagaaggaaagaaaacaaatggaaaaggaaaaacataag AAGAAAGATGATCAACATCAGTCTAAAGGTGAAGAGAGTAAAGTGGTTAATGGTCAAAGGAAAGGCGATGCTACTTCCAGTGTGAAATTGTTTGCTCCAGCTAAAGGTACAGACAGCGACATTGGAAGCAGTGGAGAAGAATTCAGTGATGAAGATGACACCATGAAAGACTCAGATGACTCAGAG GAGCTTGATATGACAAGTTCTTTCGTGAGCAAAGCAGCTCTTATTGCCAAACGTAAACTGGAGAACTCCAGAGCTGAGAAGAAGAAGCTCCCAGACAAAGAGTGTAAAAGTGGCCCAGGCAAACCCCACGAAGACAAGGTTGGAAAGGATGAAAAGATGAAG GATACTGCTGCCCCCAGCTTTGAAGATCATGTGAAAATAAGTACTGATCTTGCTA ACTTTGGAAATACCTTTGCAAGTTCTGGAGACTACAATATGGCTGTGAAGTATTTCACCGATGCAATTAAATACAATCCTACAGAATTTAA GCTGTTTGGCAATCGTTCCTTCTGTTTTGAAAAGTTGCAAGAATATGAAAAGGCTCTTGCAGATGCAGAGTTGTCTCTCAGCATAAGTCCAGGTTGGGTTAAAGGCCTGTTTAGGAAGGGCAGAGCTCTGGCAGGTCTGAAG aggTATGAAGAGGCTGCCAAAGCGTTTATGGATGTGCTCAAACTGGATAGTTCATATGCAGAAGCTGCCCAGGAGCTCATGCGGGTGCAGATAATACAGTTAATG GCGTATGGCTTCACACGGGAGGAGAGCTCAAATGCTTTAATTATTCATGGGACAGTAAATAAGGCCTTAGAGGTGCTGTCCAAATTATATTCTAGACCAG AAGTTGTTCTCAATGGCCATCTCCCACCGGTTCAAGTAGCAAATGTCACCGGAGTCTCTCCAGTCCTGTCAGCCAATACAAAACCTTTATACTCCTCACCTGCTCCTCCAGCTCAGTCCTACGATGCACCCAAGACACCACTTACCAACAAACCTCTAGGTCCCGTCTATAATATGCCCAATGTCCAAAGCCAATCAAAGCCTAATCATGCTTATTATTTAAAGACCAACAGCAGCGATGGCCGACCACTACC ggagctgtttccagtttgGGTGGGGAACTTGAATAATCCAGTACCCGAGTCTTTGATTACCAACCTGTTCAGCAT GGCTGGGGACGTCTATAGCGCCAAGGTTCTACAGAATAAACGTTGTGCATTTGTAAACTTTACAAAACAAGAACACTGTGATGAAGCAATCAGACGCTATAAT GGCTATGAGTTACAAGGTATGAGGATTGCTGTGAGATACCCAGACAGGATTGCTCCAGGGATCGGCATTTCCCAATCTGCCCTGAGAGCTGATGACCTGCAAGATGAGAATCTGAG GCAAAATGTTGACGGGAGGAATGCAGTTGGAAACAGAAGGCCTTTCCGTCCTCACAAAGCGACGCCCGACTATAGAGACTGA
- the LOC133420578 gene encoding uncharacterized protein LOC133420578 isoform X3 translates to MMQRVVGMFQNHPHMQRIIKCGLLGIAYDEDLDVDDYDCWTDDHHCFHDHGRRLGGNHTNSSNSIYQPPLHHYSSAHNPFVAASGKVQPKESDSERKAKAEKKRLKKQKQKERKQMEKEKHKKKDDQHQSKAKGTDSDIGSSGEEFSDEDDTMKDSDDSEELDMTSSFVSKAALIAKRKLENSRAEKKKLPDKECKSGPGKPHEDKVGKDEKMKDTAAPSFEDHVKISTDLANFGNTFASSGDYNMAVKYFTDAIKYNPTEFKLFGNRSFCFEKLQEYEKALADAELSLSISPGWVKGLFRKGRALAGLKRYEEAAKAFMDVLKLDSSYAEAAQELMRVQIIQLMAYGFTREESSNALIIHGTVNKALEVLSKLYSRPEVVLNGHLPPVQVANVTGVSPVLSANTKPLYSSPAPPAQSYDAPKTPLTNKPLGPVYNMPNVQSQSKPNHAYYLKTNSSDGRPLPELFPVWVGNLNNPVPESLITNLFSMAGDVYSAKVLQNKRCAFVNFTKQEHCDEAIRRYNGYELQGMRIAVRYPDRIAPGIGISQSALRADDLQDENLRQNVDGRNAVGNRRPFRPHKATPDYRD, encoded by the exons ATGATG CAAAGAGTTGTGGGTATGTTTCAGAACCATCCTCATATGCAAAGGATAATTAAATGTGGCCTTCTCG GTATTGCATATGATGAAGATTTAGATGTAGATGATTATGACTGTTGGACAGATGATCACCATTGTTTCCATGATCACGGCAGAAGATTAGGTGGGAACCACACAAATTCATCTAACTCAATATATCAGCCTCCTCTGCATCACTATTCATCTGCTCATAACCCTTTCGTCGCAGCCTCTGGAAAGGTTCAGCCAAAGGAGAgt GATTCTGAAAGAAAAGCCAAGGCTgagaagaagcggctgaagaaacaG aagcagaaggaaagaaaacaaatggaaaaggaaaaacataag AAGAAAGATGATCAACATCAGTCTAAAG CTAAAGGTACAGACAGCGACATTGGAAGCAGTGGAGAAGAATTCAGTGATGAAGATGACACCATGAAAGACTCAGATGACTCAGAG GAGCTTGATATGACAAGTTCTTTCGTGAGCAAAGCAGCTCTTATTGCCAAACGTAAACTGGAGAACTCCAGAGCTGAGAAGAAGAAGCTCCCAGACAAAGAGTGTAAAAGTGGCCCAGGCAAACCCCACGAAGACAAGGTTGGAAAGGATGAAAAGATGAAG GATACTGCTGCCCCCAGCTTTGAAGATCATGTGAAAATAAGTACTGATCTTGCTA ACTTTGGAAATACCTTTGCAAGTTCTGGAGACTACAATATGGCTGTGAAGTATTTCACCGATGCAATTAAATACAATCCTACAGAATTTAA GCTGTTTGGCAATCGTTCCTTCTGTTTTGAAAAGTTGCAAGAATATGAAAAGGCTCTTGCAGATGCAGAGTTGTCTCTCAGCATAAGTCCAGGTTGGGTTAAAGGCCTGTTTAGGAAGGGCAGAGCTCTGGCAGGTCTGAAG aggTATGAAGAGGCTGCCAAAGCGTTTATGGATGTGCTCAAACTGGATAGTTCATATGCAGAAGCTGCCCAGGAGCTCATGCGGGTGCAGATAATACAGTTAATG GCGTATGGCTTCACACGGGAGGAGAGCTCAAATGCTTTAATTATTCATGGGACAGTAAATAAGGCCTTAGAGGTGCTGTCCAAATTATATTCTAGACCAG AAGTTGTTCTCAATGGCCATCTCCCACCGGTTCAAGTAGCAAATGTCACCGGAGTCTCTCCAGTCCTGTCAGCCAATACAAAACCTTTATACTCCTCACCTGCTCCTCCAGCTCAGTCCTACGATGCACCCAAGACACCACTTACCAACAAACCTCTAGGTCCCGTCTATAATATGCCCAATGTCCAAAGCCAATCAAAGCCTAATCATGCTTATTATTTAAAGACCAACAGCAGCGATGGCCGACCACTACC ggagctgtttccagtttgGGTGGGGAACTTGAATAATCCAGTACCCGAGTCTTTGATTACCAACCTGTTCAGCAT GGCTGGGGACGTCTATAGCGCCAAGGTTCTACAGAATAAACGTTGTGCATTTGTAAACTTTACAAAACAAGAACACTGTGATGAAGCAATCAGACGCTATAAT GGCTATGAGTTACAAGGTATGAGGATTGCTGTGAGATACCCAGACAGGATTGCTCCAGGGATCGGCATTTCCCAATCTGCCCTGAGAGCTGATGACCTGCAAGATGAGAATCTGAG GCAAAATGTTGACGGGAGGAATGCAGTTGGAAACAGAAGGCCTTTCCGTCCTCACAAAGCGACGCCCGACTATAGAGACTGA
- the LOC133420578 gene encoding uncharacterized protein LOC133420578 isoform X1: MMQRVVGMFQNHPHMQRIIKCGLLGIAYDEDLDVDDYDCWTDDHHCFHDHGRRLGGNHTNSSNSIYQPPLHHYSSAHNPFVAASGKVQPKESDSERKAKAEKKRLKKQKQKERKQMEKEKHKKKDDQHQSKGEESKVVNGQRKGDATSSVKLFAPAKGTDSDIGSSGEEFSDEDDTMKDSDDSEELDMTSSFVSKAALIAKRKLENSRAEKKKLPDKECKSGPGKPHEDKVGKDEKMKDTAAPSFEDHVKISTDLANFGNTFASSGDYNMAVKYFTDAIKYNPTEFKLFGNRSFCFEKLQEYEKALADAELSLSISPGWVKGLFRKGRALAGLKRYEEAAKAFMDVLKLDSSYAEAAQELMRVQIIQLMAYGFTREESSNALIIHGTVNKALEVLSKLYSRPEVVLNGHLPPVQVANVTGVSPVLSANTKPLYSSPAPPAQSYDAPKTPLTNKPLGPVYNMPNVQSQSKPNHAYYLKTNSSDGRPLPELFPVWVGNLNNPVPESLITNLFSMAGDVYSAKVLQNKRCAFVNFTKQEHCDEAIRRYNGYELQGMRIAVRYPDRIAPGIGISQSALRADDLQDENLRQNVDGRNAVGNRRPFRPHKATPDYRD, from the exons ATGATG CAAAGAGTTGTGGGTATGTTTCAGAACCATCCTCATATGCAAAGGATAATTAAATGTGGCCTTCTCG GTATTGCATATGATGAAGATTTAGATGTAGATGATTATGACTGTTGGACAGATGATCACCATTGTTTCCATGATCACGGCAGAAGATTAGGTGGGAACCACACAAATTCATCTAACTCAATATATCAGCCTCCTCTGCATCACTATTCATCTGCTCATAACCCTTTCGTCGCAGCCTCTGGAAAGGTTCAGCCAAAGGAGAgt GATTCTGAAAGAAAAGCCAAGGCTgagaagaagcggctgaagaaacaG aagcagaaggaaagaaaacaaatggaaaaggaaaaacataag AAGAAAGATGATCAACATCAGTCTAAAGGTGAAGAGAGTAAAGTGGTTAATGGTCAAAGGAAAGGCGATGCTACTTCCAGTGTGAAATTGTTTGCTCCAGCTAAAGGTACAGACAGCGACATTGGAAGCAGTGGAGAAGAATTCAGTGATGAAGATGACACCATGAAAGACTCAGATGACTCAGAG GAGCTTGATATGACAAGTTCTTTCGTGAGCAAAGCAGCTCTTATTGCCAAACGTAAACTGGAGAACTCCAGAGCTGAGAAGAAGAAGCTCCCAGACAAAGAGTGTAAAAGTGGCCCAGGCAAACCCCACGAAGACAAGGTTGGAAAGGATGAAAAGATGAAG GATACTGCTGCCCCCAGCTTTGAAGATCATGTGAAAATAAGTACTGATCTTGCTA ACTTTGGAAATACCTTTGCAAGTTCTGGAGACTACAATATGGCTGTGAAGTATTTCACCGATGCAATTAAATACAATCCTACAGAATTTAA GCTGTTTGGCAATCGTTCCTTCTGTTTTGAAAAGTTGCAAGAATATGAAAAGGCTCTTGCAGATGCAGAGTTGTCTCTCAGCATAAGTCCAGGTTGGGTTAAAGGCCTGTTTAGGAAGGGCAGAGCTCTGGCAGGTCTGAAG aggTATGAAGAGGCTGCCAAAGCGTTTATGGATGTGCTCAAACTGGATAGTTCATATGCAGAAGCTGCCCAGGAGCTCATGCGGGTGCAGATAATACAGTTAATG GCGTATGGCTTCACACGGGAGGAGAGCTCAAATGCTTTAATTATTCATGGGACAGTAAATAAGGCCTTAGAGGTGCTGTCCAAATTATATTCTAGACCAG AAGTTGTTCTCAATGGCCATCTCCCACCGGTTCAAGTAGCAAATGTCACCGGAGTCTCTCCAGTCCTGTCAGCCAATACAAAACCTTTATACTCCTCACCTGCTCCTCCAGCTCAGTCCTACGATGCACCCAAGACACCACTTACCAACAAACCTCTAGGTCCCGTCTATAATATGCCCAATGTCCAAAGCCAATCAAAGCCTAATCATGCTTATTATTTAAAGACCAACAGCAGCGATGGCCGACCACTACC ggagctgtttccagtttgGGTGGGGAACTTGAATAATCCAGTACCCGAGTCTTTGATTACCAACCTGTTCAGCAT GGCTGGGGACGTCTATAGCGCCAAGGTTCTACAGAATAAACGTTGTGCATTTGTAAACTTTACAAAACAAGAACACTGTGATGAAGCAATCAGACGCTATAAT GGCTATGAGTTACAAGGTATGAGGATTGCTGTGAGATACCCAGACAGGATTGCTCCAGGGATCGGCATTTCCCAATCTGCCCTGAGAGCTGATGACCTGCAAGATGAGAATCTGAG GCAAAATGTTGACGGGAGGAATGCAGTTGGAAACAGAAGGCCTTTCCGTCCTCACAAAGCGACGCCCGACTATAGAGACTGA